ATTTATCCATCTTTGCATTCCTTTCTAAATAAACATCTTTTCTAAAAGCATATTTTTAATGTTTTTTAGCTTTTCTAACTTACGCTGATGAAGGGTGATTAGGGAGTCTATTAACGAAAATGATGAAACAATTTTATTTTGCTCGTGTATCGAAGGAATTAAAATTGTGCTTTGTTTATATTGTTTGAAATAGAGATGTTTTATTGTTGAACCGATAAAATATTTTGACAAATCCATTCGTTTTATTATTCAAAAGATAAATTTTGTCAATTTATCATTTTTGCCAAATAAGCCTTCAATCGTTGAAGAAAAAGAGGAATTAGGTGGTAATAAAAATACCTTTCCAACCGAACCGTCTTTTACAATTCCAATTAATCATTTATCTTTAATAATAATTTTGTTAGTCTTTCCAATAAATCCATTAACACCATATAAATCGAATTTTCCGTCAGGATATATTTCATCAATTTCAATATCACTTTTACAATTTAAAACTTCATCTCCTAGCCTTCTCTGTTCTCAAGCGTTAGTAAATTCTTTAAATCTAATGGCTGGTTTTAGTGTTTTTTCATCAGCAAACATCTTTTCTAAAAGCATATTTTTAATGTTTTTTAGCTTTTCTAACTTACGCTTTTGAAGGGTGATTAAGGTGTCTATTTCCGAAAACATATAACCTATTTTATTTTGCTCAATTTCAATAGGGAAATGGAAACTAGCAGATTTTATATCACCAGAATTTAATGATGAAAATGTTGAACCGCTTGACATATTATTTCAATATCCATTGTTATACTTATTTGAAAGTAGTTGATAAATAAATTCATTTCCTTTAATAGCTGCGACTCCTCGCCCTATAACTACTTCATATGATGTTTTTCCGATAGCACCAGCTGGGGCTCGCACACTCATTATTAGTTCACCTTCAAATGCTTTTTTTGTTTCTTGTGTTGTTCAAATCCTTGGAAAAACTCACCCATCACACAAATCAGCATTACCTTGTACTAAAATATATTTTGATGGTTTGTTGGAATAGGTCTTGCCATCAGGAGAATGACCCATTGTAATTTGAACAACTTCATCCAACCTTCTCCGTTGTCAATCGTTGGTAAATTCCTTGAATCTAATTGCTGGTTTATGTGGCTTATGCATTTACAAACATCTTTTCTAAAAGCATATTTTTAATGTTTTTTAGCTTTTCTAACTTACGCTGATGAAGGGTGATTAGGGAGTCGATATTTGATAATAAACTACCTACTCTTTTTTGTTCTTTGAGTTCTGGCAGCTTAATAATCTCTTTATTAATTATTTCTATATCCAAAGAATTCATCATTATTCCTGATTTTGAACTTCTTTTTAATGCCGCAAGCATTACATTATTACTATTTGCTCAATATTTTGAAAAATTCAACGAAAATTCAATCTTAGGTCTAAAAACTGTAAAAATATTAGAAATAATGCCATTTTTTAAAGTATTTTGTACAAATCTGCCGAATGGAAACTCTTTATTAGTGTGGCCTTCATATGCAATGTCGCCAACTCTAAATATGCTATAACCTGCAATAGTTTTGATATTATCAATTTTCAAATCTGTCTTAAAAGTATTGGTTGCTACCGAAATATATTTTTTAATATCAAATGTGCCATTGTTTTTTTCTTGAATATTGAAAAATACATTTTCGAATTTCCTCTGTTCTCAAGCGTTAGTAAATTCCTTGAATCTAATAGCTGGTTTTAGTGTTTTTTCGTCTGCGAACATCTTTTCTAAAAGCATATTTTTAATGTTTTTTAGCTTTTCTAACTTACGCTGATGAAGGGTGATTAATGTAAAAATTGATTCTAATAATGTCGCAATTTTTGTTTGCTCATTAAATGATGGAGCATTAAGTACTGAATAATTTAACTCATCAAGATTAATTGTTTTACCAACTCTTAATCCATATGTGAATGGAACTAATGATTTTATAAATGTTTCAGTTCTAAAAAAGTGTTTTCAGTATTTTGGGTTATGAACATTTTGACCAATTAGCCTTAAAACTAAGTATGCTGGTGAAGTAATACCATCAAAATCAGAGAATGCTAACCCGCTTCTAAATGATGAAAGGTGAAGTATGAAATCATTTTTTAAGACTCGAACATAGTTCATTAAACCTGCATTTGATACGCTTACACTATACCCTGTATCGATTCTGCGAAATACATCTCCAGTTACAGAAGCTGTTAAAGTTGGCATGTGTGGATAACCTTTATCAACTATTTTAATTAGTAATTCATTAAACCTTCTCTGTTCTCAAGCGTTAGTAAATTCTTTGAATCTAATTGCTGGTTTTAGTGAAT
The genomic region above belongs to Mycoplasmopsis bovigenitalium and contains:
- a CDS encoding restriction endonuclease subunit S, whose amino-acid sequence is MSNSLKPAIRFKEFTNAWEQRRFNELLIKIVDKGYPHMPTLTASVTGDVFRRIDTGYSVSVSNAGLMNYVRVLKNDFILHLSSFRSGLAFSDFDGITSPAYLVLRLIGQNVHNPKYWKHFFRTETFIKSLVPFTYGLRVGKTINLDELNYSVLNAPSFNEQTKIATLLESIFTLITLHQRKLEKLKNIKNMLLEKMFADEKTLKPAIRFKEFTNAWEQRKFENVFFNIQEKNNGTFDIKKYISVATNTFKTDLKIDNIKTIAGYSIFRVGDIAYEGHTNKEFPFGRFVQNTLKNGIISNIFTVFRPKIEFSLNFSKYWANSNNVMLAALKRSSKSGIMMNSLDIEIINKEIIKLPELKEQKRVGSLLSNIDSLITLHQRKLEKLKNIKNMLLEKMFVNA
- a CDS encoding restriction endonuclease subunit S, giving the protein MHKPHKPAIRFKEFTNDWQRRRLDEVVQITMGHSPDGKTYSNKPSKYILVQGNADLCDGWVFPRIWTTQETKKAFEGELIMSVRAPAGAIGKTSYEVVIGRGVAAIKGNEFIYQLLSNKYNNGYWNNMSSGSTFSSLNSGDIKSASFHFPIEIEQNKIGYMFSEIDTLITLQKRKLEKLKNIKNMLLEKMFADEKTLKPAIRFKEFTNAWEQRRLGDEVLNCKSDIEIDEIYPDGKFDLYGVNGFIGKTNKIIIKDKWLIGIVKDGSVGKVFLLPPNSSFSSTIEGLFGKNDKLTKFIFWIIKRMDLSKYFIGSTIKHLYFKQYKQSTILIPSIHEQNKIVSSFSLIDSLITLHQRKLEKLKNIKNMLLEKMFI